From Ammoniphilus oxalaticus, one genomic window encodes:
- a CDS encoding DNA polymerase produces the protein MKTLNIDIETFSSVDLPRCGVYAYADSPDFEIVLFAYSIDGGPVRVIDLAQGETIPSIIQLMIIDPDITKIAFNANFERVCLAAHFGKEMPPEQWRCTAVDSSRLGLPGYLAGVAEALRLDIQKDSAGTTLINYFSKPCRPTKANGGRARNLPEHDPERWQQYVEYNRRDVEVEMAIREKIDPALEISSFEQDLWTLDQKINDRGVRLDMQLVEKAIDCNIEFEKILTEESRKITGLANPNSRNQLLDWLKEQGAETETLRKDDVERMLKDDVPPNVRTVLEHRQELSRASVSKYRAMERAVCSDGRVRGLLQFYGAGRTGRWAGRLVQVQNLTKNYIHDIENASKLIKAGAFDSIDLLFDESRNDILSQLVRTALVASEGNRLIVSDFSAIEARIIAWFAQEKWRLNVFQTHGKIYEASAAAMFNVPIESIDRGSELREKGKIAELALGYQGGPGALISMGALEGGLQESELPGLVSAWRAANKNIVDFWWSCNRAAIEAIQDKTTTQTHGVVFQCYRGILFITLPSGRKLAYVRPRIITGKFGQPAIEFDGLNAANKWGPVETYGGKLVENIVQATARDCLAVSMMRLDQAGYNIIMHVHDEVVADMPYGVGSLSEMEEIMSQPIDWAPGLPLNADGFETEFYMKD, from the coding sequence TTGAAAACGCTCAATATCGATATTGAAACGTTCAGCAGTGTGGATCTTCCAAGATGCGGGGTTTACGCTTACGCCGATTCACCCGACTTTGAAATTGTGCTTTTCGCTTATTCGATTGATGGCGGTCCCGTAAGGGTGATTGATCTAGCGCAAGGGGAAACGATCCCCTCAATTATACAGCTCATGATTATTGACCCAGACATTACGAAGATTGCTTTTAACGCTAATTTTGAGCGGGTATGTTTAGCGGCCCATTTCGGAAAGGAAATGCCGCCCGAACAATGGCGGTGTACGGCGGTCGACTCCTCTAGGCTAGGATTGCCCGGGTATCTTGCGGGCGTGGCGGAAGCGCTGAGGTTGGACATTCAGAAGGATTCAGCGGGTACAACACTGATTAACTATTTTTCTAAGCCGTGTAGACCAACCAAGGCGAATGGTGGTCGTGCTCGAAACCTTCCAGAGCATGACCCTGAAAGATGGCAGCAGTACGTCGAATACAATCGCCGCGACGTGGAAGTGGAGATGGCGATTCGGGAGAAGATCGATCCCGCTTTAGAGATTAGTTCGTTTGAACAGGACCTTTGGACGCTGGACCAGAAAATCAACGACCGCGGCGTTCGGCTGGATATGCAATTAGTCGAAAAAGCGATTGATTGCAATATTGAGTTTGAAAAGATATTGACCGAAGAATCAAGAAAGATCACGGGTCTTGCCAATCCAAACAGTCGGAATCAGTTGCTCGATTGGTTGAAAGAACAAGGCGCCGAAACAGAAACGCTTCGTAAAGACGATGTGGAACGGATGCTTAAAGACGATGTTCCTCCGAATGTTAGAACGGTCCTTGAACACAGGCAAGAGCTTTCAAGGGCTTCCGTGTCCAAGTATCGAGCGATGGAACGCGCGGTCTGTTCGGATGGCAGGGTTCGCGGCTTGCTTCAATTCTATGGCGCGGGTCGAACGGGTAGATGGGCAGGGAGATTAGTCCAGGTTCAGAATCTCACAAAGAATTACATTCATGACATCGAGAACGCAAGCAAGCTTATCAAGGCAGGGGCTTTTGATTCTATCGATCTGCTATTTGATGAAAGCCGAAATGATATTCTTTCCCAACTTGTTAGGACGGCGCTCGTTGCATCCGAAGGGAATCGGTTGATCGTATCGGACTTCAGCGCGATTGAGGCGCGAATCATTGCTTGGTTCGCTCAAGAAAAGTGGCGCCTAAACGTCTTTCAGACGCATGGGAAGATTTACGAAGCGTCTGCCGCGGCGATGTTTAACGTCCCAATCGAATCAATTGATCGCGGATCCGAACTGAGGGAGAAGGGGAAGATCGCGGAACTGGCGCTTGGTTATCAGGGTGGACCTGGCGCGCTGATCTCCATGGGAGCCCTTGAAGGGGGGCTTCAAGAAAGCGAATTACCTGGTCTAGTCTCGGCTTGGAGAGCAGCAAACAAAAACATTGTGGATTTTTGGTGGTCCTGTAACCGCGCGGCAATCGAAGCCATTCAAGACAAGACAACAACACAAACGCACGGGGTCGTGTTCCAGTGCTATCGCGGGATTCTGTTTATTACTTTGCCTAGCGGCAGAAAGTTAGCTTATGTTCGTCCGCGAATCATTACAGGGAAATTTGGACAACCCGCTATCGAATTTGACGGACTAAACGCCGCAAATAAGTGGGGGCCCGTTGAAACGTATGGCGGGAAACTAGTGGAGAACATTGTTCAGGCAACCGCTCGGGATTGTCTAGCTGTCTCCATGATGCGGCTGGATCAGGCGGGCTATAACATCATCATGCACGTTCATGACGAAGTTGTTGCGGACATGCCTTATGGCGTTGGAAGTTTGTCTGAAATGGAAGAGATCATGTCGCAGCCGATTGATTGGGCGCCAGGCTTGCCGCTCAATGCAGATGGCTTTGAAACGGAGTTTTATATGAAAGATTAG
- a CDS encoding DUF2815 family protein — MAKLNGTRVTTNEVRFSYAHVFEPHAMEGNDPKYSVSILIPKTDTETVQMIEKAIETAKKEGKDSKWSGKMPPNLKLPLRDGDTDRPDDEAYAGHWFINASSRTKPGVFKKGSAGLIEISDESEFYSGCYGVAAVNFYPYNANGNRGVACGLNNLLFTRDGEAFGGRSNPEDDFADMLSDDDTPDFLG; from the coding sequence ATGGCTAAATTAAACGGAACGAGAGTAACAACGAACGAGGTTAGATTTTCATACGCTCATGTGTTTGAGCCTCACGCGATGGAAGGGAATGACCCGAAATACAGCGTTTCTATTCTGATTCCAAAGACGGATACGGAGACGGTTCAAATGATCGAAAAGGCAATTGAAACAGCGAAGAAAGAAGGAAAGGATTCCAAGTGGAGCGGTAAGATGCCGCCAAACTTAAAGCTTCCATTACGTGACGGTGACACCGATCGACCAGATGACGAGGCGTACGCAGGACATTGGTTCATCAACGCTTCATCCAGAACAAAACCAGGAGTATTCAAGAAAGGGTCTGCTGGTCTCATTGAGATTTCGGACGAATCAGAGTTCTACAGCGGGTGCTACGGTGTAGCGGCGGTTAATTTCTACCCATACAATGCAAACGGAAATCGAGGGGTTGCTTGCGGATTAAATAACCTGTTGTTTACGCGGGACGGCGAAGCGTTTGGTGGAAGGTCGAATCCAGAAGATGATTTCGCGGATATGCTTAGTGACGATGATACGCCAGATTTCTTAGGATAA
- a CDS encoding DUF2800 domain-containing protein, which translates to MTVAHSERAHAKLSASGSSRWMTCTPSAALENELPDTTSVFAEEGTAAHELSEIFLLHEIGEISQRARTLRRNKFERENEYYSQAMEDHVQSYVDVVVERINEAKASTPDALVMIEQRLDFSRWVPEGFGTGDVLIIADGQLEVIDLKFGQGVPVSAENNSQMRLYGLGAYDRYSMLYDIDRVRMTIVQPRLDSISSETLSADDLLAWGDTEVKPKADMAWEGEGDFVSGEHCRFCKIAPTCRARARENLKLAEFDFADPPTLSNDEIARILEQADELQKWAKDIKDYALEQAEKHGVKFSGWKLVEGRSNRRYSDPEEVAHTLHENGFDEEVIFRPREIKTITALEREIGKKTFSEVLGDLIVKPQGKPTLAPVSDKRPELQSVESAEEDFADSI; encoded by the coding sequence ATGACTGTAGCGCACAGTGAAAGAGCTCACGCAAAGTTAAGCGCTTCGGGATCGTCGCGGTGGATGACTTGCACCCCATCCGCCGCGCTCGAAAATGAGCTACCCGATACTACGTCAGTATTTGCGGAAGAAGGGACGGCAGCCCATGAGTTATCGGAGATCTTCCTGCTGCATGAGATCGGGGAGATCAGTCAACGGGCGCGCACGTTAAGACGAAACAAGTTTGAAAGAGAAAACGAGTATTACAGTCAAGCAATGGAGGATCATGTTCAATCTTATGTAGACGTTGTGGTTGAGCGGATCAACGAGGCGAAAGCCTCGACACCTGATGCGCTTGTCATGATCGAACAGCGTTTAGATTTCTCTCGATGGGTCCCAGAAGGATTTGGGACGGGTGACGTTTTGATTATTGCGGATGGTCAATTGGAAGTGATCGACCTGAAATTTGGTCAAGGCGTACCCGTCAGCGCGGAGAACAATTCGCAAATGAGGTTGTACGGGCTTGGCGCCTACGATCGTTACAGCATGTTGTATGACATTGATCGGGTTCGTATGACGATTGTTCAACCGCGCTTGGACAGTATTTCAAGCGAAACCTTATCCGCTGATGATCTGCTTGCCTGGGGAGATACCGAGGTAAAGCCAAAAGCGGATATGGCGTGGGAGGGGGAAGGTGATTTTGTTTCAGGCGAACATTGTCGTTTCTGCAAGATCGCTCCGACGTGTCGGGCTCGGGCGAGGGAAAACTTGAAGCTGGCTGAATTTGATTTTGCTGATCCTCCGACTCTATCAAATGATGAAATTGCTAGAATCCTAGAGCAAGCAGACGAGCTTCAAAAATGGGCGAAGGATATCAAGGATTACGCGCTAGAACAAGCGGAGAAACACGGCGTCAAGTTTAGCGGATGGAAGCTAGTTGAAGGGAGAAGCAACCGAAGATATTCCGATCCAGAGGAAGTCGCCCACACGTTGCATGAGAACGGATTCGACGAGGAAGTCATCTTTAGACCAAGGGAAATTAAAACGATCACCGCTCTTGAAAGGGAGATCGGGAAAAAGACATTCTCCGAAGTATTGGGCGACCTGATCGTGAAGCCGCAAGGTAAGCCTACGCTTGCTCCTGTATCGGACAAGCGACCAGAACTGCAATCCGTTGAATCGGCGGAAGAAGATTTTGCGGATAGCATCTAA
- a CDS encoding Rha family transcriptional regulator, whose translation MMVSEIKMTSLDIAEIVGKEHKNVMRDIRNEIDSLGEETGRLIFELTSYKDKSNRDSPCYEFGKDGAMQLALKYDAKTRRAVIKRINELEQLQVPQVQVTIDKSKDLEIKQQATEARYLNAQARLESVRLKKQQFAMEVAETFKDVLSPDMKQLIASNLINQSTGQSLLPAPETEKLFTCEEIGTKVGLFSKSGKPHKQLVAAITSFLTDHGEIEEHELKRVLESKGNWTGDTVKYKESVIEKVVSFLQGLSLDEPIINLRDKNYNFDASRLNLADWA comes from the coding sequence GTGATGGTAAGTGAAATTAAAATGACGAGTTTGGACATTGCGGAAATTGTAGGCAAGGAACACAAGAATGTCATGCGGGATATTCGGAATGAAATTGATTCTTTAGGAGAGGAAACAGGTCGGCTCATTTTTGAGCTCACCTCATATAAAGACAAAAGCAATCGGGATTCACCGTGCTATGAATTTGGAAAAGACGGGGCGATGCAACTGGCCTTAAAATATGATGCTAAAACAAGGCGTGCGGTAATCAAAAGGATTAATGAACTAGAACAACTCCAAGTGCCACAAGTCCAAGTAACGATCGACAAATCGAAGGATTTAGAAATCAAACAGCAAGCAACCGAAGCTCGTTATCTGAATGCGCAGGCTAGGTTGGAATCTGTAAGGCTAAAGAAACAACAATTTGCTATGGAGGTAGCGGAGACATTCAAAGATGTTCTGTCTCCTGACATGAAACAACTAATCGCATCAAACCTAATCAACCAATCAACAGGTCAAAGTCTACTTCCTGCTCCTGAAACTGAAAAGCTGTTTACTTGCGAAGAGATCGGAACAAAGGTAGGACTGTTTAGCAAAAGCGGGAAACCTCACAAACAGCTGGTGGCTGCTATTACCTCGTTTTTAACGGATCACGGAGAAATAGAAGAACATGAATTGAAGCGAGTGCTAGAAAGCAAGGGGAATTGGACGGGGGATACGGTCAAATACAAAGAAAGCGTTATTGAAAAGGTTGTGTCCTTCTTGCAGGGGTTATCGCTTGACGAACCTATAATTAATCTGAGGGACAAGAACTACAATTTTGATGCTAGTCGCTTAAATTTGGCAGATTGGGCGTAA
- a CDS encoding helix-turn-helix domain-containing protein — MLTIAELRARNGKMSQKELAEKIGTSQTTVSAWEKDIEVISSRHLKRLCLFFNVSADELLGIKKKICS, encoded by the coding sequence ATGTTAACCATAGCCGAATTGAGAGCGAGGAACGGAAAGATGTCGCAAAAGGAATTGGCTGAGAAAATAGGCACATCACAGACAACCGTAAGCGCTTGGGAAAAAGACATTGAAGTGATTTCGTCTCGACACCTAAAGAGGTTATGTTTATTTTTTAATGTAAGTGCGGACGAACTATTGGGAATCAAAAAAAAAATTTGCAGTTAA
- a CDS encoding XRE family transcriptional regulator has translation MKTTGEIIKELRESRGMTQQQLASLMGMKTYTTITKWESGDNFPKGRDIKLLSEYFKVSSDYILGIQDEVDQTIKVSEYPHIPIGVSAGMPIEVDGIADVETISIPDSIMGKWAGDRDIFIMHVNGESMNKVMPHGSLIAVKPIERPHLKDRDIVVYSDGYEYAVKRFYLHHDELIFRPDSDSLDFREYRASINNAELQIHGKVVLYIVELE, from the coding sequence ATGAAGACGACAGGAGAAATAATCAAAGAATTACGGGAATCAAGAGGGATGACACAACAACAATTAGCTAGCTTGATGGGTATGAAGACTTACACAACCATCACTAAATGGGAAAGTGGAGATAACTTCCCAAAGGGTAGAGATATAAAATTGTTAAGTGAGTATTTCAAGGTTAGTTCCGATTATATTTTGGGGATACAAGATGAGGTTGACCAAACGATCAAGGTTTCCGAATACCCTCACATCCCAATCGGTGTATCCGCTGGAATGCCTATAGAAGTAGATGGGATTGCTGATGTCGAGACAATTAGCATACCCGATAGTATTATGGGAAAGTGGGCAGGAGACCGTGACATATTTATCATGCACGTCAATGGAGAAAGTATGAACAAAGTCATGCCGCACGGATCGCTTATTGCGGTTAAACCCATCGAGAGACCACATCTTAAAGACAGAGACATAGTTGTGTATAGTGACGGGTATGAATACGCTGTGAAAAGGTTTTACTTGCACCATGATGAACTGATATTCAGACCCGACTCGGACAGTTTGGATTTTAGGGAATATCGAGCATCTATTAATAACGCAGAATTACAAATACACGGAAAAGTAGTTCTTTATATCGTGGAGTTAGAATAA
- a CDS encoding site-specific integrase, with protein sequence MASYRRRGCTCNGRRCGCGAPWEYRIRYKDPFTQKYKEKTKGGFRTKREAQIEAMEEERKLLEGIEQAPISLKDYLKEWLIQYKKDVVRKNTFEIHERNIRNHIVPYFKKIQLSDIKPIMYQKFLNHIIDQGYSKRTGEIIHSTMHNALERAVTIGALEKNPTAGAIVKGVKKEKDLKYMESNHIAHFLQTAYQYNYIYWIFFKVLIETGMRKGEAAALQWPDIDLKEGKIHINKTLDFKAKANEDRFGDTKTYSSRRTITISAGLVQDLQFHIKHQNQNKLALNDIYHHDLNLVLCRNDGDIMPTSTLFNAFARILKQAGLPNLPIHSLRHTHAVLLLEAGAEMKYIQERLGHGSIQVTSDVYAHVSKKIDEDTMDKFEQHMKDVLQ encoded by the coding sequence ATGGCTAGTTATCGTAGACGCGGATGTACTTGCAATGGGAGAAGATGCGGTTGCGGCGCGCCATGGGAATATCGTATAAGGTACAAGGATCCATTTACCCAGAAGTACAAAGAGAAAACAAAGGGAGGGTTCAGAACGAAGAGAGAAGCGCAGATCGAGGCGATGGAGGAAGAACGAAAATTATTAGAGGGAATTGAGCAGGCGCCTATTTCTTTAAAAGACTACCTCAAAGAATGGTTGATTCAATACAAAAAAGATGTTGTAAGGAAGAACACGTTTGAGATCCACGAACGAAACATTAGAAATCACATTGTTCCTTATTTCAAAAAAATACAATTGTCAGACATTAAACCGATCATGTATCAGAAGTTTCTAAACCATATCATCGACCAAGGATACAGCAAACGAACAGGTGAGATCATCCACAGCACCATGCATAATGCCCTAGAACGGGCAGTAACAATTGGCGCGCTGGAAAAGAACCCAACCGCAGGAGCCATAGTGAAAGGAGTAAAGAAAGAAAAAGACCTAAAGTACATGGAGTCAAACCACATTGCCCACTTTCTTCAAACCGCGTATCAATACAACTACATCTACTGGATATTTTTTAAGGTATTGATTGAAACAGGGATGCGGAAAGGAGAAGCAGCCGCTTTGCAATGGCCTGACATTGATTTAAAAGAAGGTAAGATCCATATAAACAAAACGTTAGATTTCAAAGCGAAAGCCAATGAGGACCGCTTCGGAGATACAAAAACATATAGCTCAAGGCGTACGATCACGATTAGTGCAGGGCTTGTTCAAGACTTACAGTTCCACATCAAACACCAAAATCAAAACAAGCTGGCTTTGAATGACATCTATCATCACGATCTGAACCTGGTCTTATGTCGAAATGACGGGGACATCATGCCGACATCCACTTTATTCAATGCGTTTGCTCGCATCTTAAAGCAGGCAGGGCTCCCAAACTTACCGATCCACTCGCTGCGGCACACTCATGCAGTGCTCTTATTGGAAGCTGGCGCCGAAATGAAATACATCCAGGAGCGCCTGGGGCATGGCAGCATCCAAGTAACATCCGACGTGTATGCGCACGTTTCCAAAAAGATAGATGAAGACACGATGGACAAATTCGAGCAACACATGAAAGACGTGCTTCAATGA
- the glnA gene encoding type I glutamate--ammonia ligase has product MTVARKEDIKRLAKEANVKYIRLGFTDLLGMIKNVEIPVSQLEKALDNKMMFDGSSIEGFVRIEESDMYLHPDLDTWTIFPWGGDFGKVAMLICDVYLADGVTPFPGDPRGILKRQLQAAKELGYTTMNVGPEPEFFLFKLDEKGEPTLDLNDNGGYFDFAPLDLGENCRRDIVLTLEKMGFEIEASHHEVAPGQHEIDFKYANALKAADEIQIFKLVVKTVARQHGLHATFMPKPLFGVAGSGMHCHQSLFSGEENVFYDESDELGLSATAKQYMAGLLHHARGFSAITNPLVNSYKRLVPGYEAPCYVAWSARNRSPLVRIPSSRGVSTRLEARSPDPSANPYLALAVMLAAGLDGIRNEMVCPPPTDRNIYVMSETEREEAGISTLPANLKEAVDALKNNPIIVEALGEHAILNFIEAKEIEWNMFRTQIHQWERDQYMVHY; this is encoded by the coding sequence GACATCAAACGTTTAGCGAAAGAAGCGAATGTCAAGTATATTCGCTTAGGTTTTACCGACTTACTAGGAATGATTAAGAATGTGGAGATTCCCGTGAGTCAGTTAGAAAAAGCATTGGATAATAAAATGATGTTTGACGGCTCTTCGATTGAGGGCTTTGTGCGGATCGAGGAATCGGATATGTATTTGCATCCGGATTTAGATACATGGACGATCTTCCCTTGGGGCGGAGATTTTGGAAAAGTAGCAATGCTAATCTGCGATGTTTATTTAGCGGATGGTGTCACTCCGTTCCCTGGCGATCCTCGCGGTATATTAAAACGTCAATTGCAAGCAGCGAAAGAGTTGGGCTATACGACGATGAACGTCGGACCGGAGCCTGAATTTTTCTTATTTAAACTAGATGAAAAAGGGGAACCAACGCTTGATTTGAATGATAACGGCGGATATTTTGACTTTGCGCCATTAGATTTAGGTGAAAATTGCCGTCGCGATATTGTTTTGACATTGGAAAAGATGGGCTTTGAAATTGAAGCCTCTCACCATGAAGTTGCGCCAGGACAACATGAAATTGATTTCAAATATGCGAATGCGTTAAAAGCAGCGGATGAAATACAGATTTTTAAGCTCGTTGTGAAGACAGTCGCTCGACAACATGGCTTACACGCGACGTTTATGCCGAAACCGTTGTTTGGCGTGGCTGGTTCTGGGATGCATTGTCACCAATCGCTATTTTCTGGAGAAGAAAATGTGTTCTATGATGAAAGTGATGAACTCGGTTTAAGCGCAACTGCCAAACAGTACATGGCTGGACTATTACATCATGCTCGCGGCTTTTCCGCGATTACGAATCCGCTGGTGAACTCCTATAAACGGTTAGTGCCAGGTTATGAAGCGCCTTGTTACGTCGCTTGGTCCGCTCGTAACCGCAGTCCGTTAGTGCGAATTCCTTCTTCACGCGGCGTGAGCACGCGTTTGGAAGCGCGTAGCCCGGATCCATCGGCGAATCCATACTTGGCGCTAGCTGTGATGTTGGCCGCTGGTCTGGACGGAATTAGAAATGAAATGGTTTGCCCGCCTCCGACTGATCGCAATATTTATGTGATGAGCGAAACGGAAAGAGAAGAAGCAGGAATCAGCACATTACCCGCCAACCTAAAAGAAGCGGTTGACGCCTTAAAAAACAATCCAATTATTGTTGAAGCCCTAGGCGAACACGCCATTTTAAATTTTATTGAAGCAAAAGAAATCGAATGGAATATGTTCCGCACGCAGATTCATCAGTGGGAACGCGATCAATATATGGTGCATTATTAA